The proteins below are encoded in one region of Methanosarcina barkeri 3:
- a CDS encoding MBL fold metallo-hydrolase, with translation MISSEDNRLSRKSLKSKRPECEKSYTIISIPMGHSNSYLIVSSGRGVLVDAGCPGKIKNIQIALEQNNLVFQNIVLIILTHTHYDHTGCLAETKKRSRAKVLVHASEKRCLEKGITSFPRGTTWFSDLISKVGNSLMVSKLKHQPIDPDIVVENEYDLGKYIPGAKVISTPGHTSGSISLVIGNEAAFVGDTLFNIMPWNVFPPFANDICELLESWQRLIDASCRIYFPGHGRPIPLRKLKLSYEKRIKRNNEEL, from the coding sequence ATGATATCCAGTGAAGACAACCGGCTAAGCCGTAAGAGCTTGAAAAGTAAGAGACCAGAGTGCGAGAAGTCTTACACTATTATTAGTATCCCAATGGGGCATTCTAACTCTTATCTAATAGTTTCATCTGGGAGGGGTGTTCTTGTGGATGCAGGATGTCCGGGAAAAATCAAAAACATTCAAATCGCCCTCGAGCAAAACAACCTTGTGTTTCAGAATATAGTTCTGATCATTCTCACTCATACTCATTATGATCATACGGGCTGCCTTGCGGAAACAAAAAAACGAAGTAGAGCAAAGGTTCTGGTTCATGCGTCCGAAAAAAGATGTCTTGAAAAGGGCATAACCTCCTTTCCAAGAGGTACTACGTGGTTCTCAGATCTGATTTCGAAAGTTGGGAACTCCTTGATGGTTTCTAAATTAAAACATCAGCCTATCGATCCTGATATCGTGGTAGAAAACGAATATGACCTTGGAAAATATATCCCTGGTGCAAAAGTCATTTCCACACCTGGCCATACTTCGGGTTCAATAAGCCTTGTGATCGGAAATGAGGCTGCGTTCGTTGGAGACACACTTTTTAATATCATGCCCTGGAATGTCTTTCCTCCTTTTGCAAATGACATCTGCGAACTTCTGGAAAGCTGGCAGAGGTTGATTGATGCAAGTTGCAGGATATATTTTCCAGGTCACGGCAGACCCATACCTCTCCGGAAACTAAAACTCTCATATGAAAAAAGAATAAAAAGAAATAATGAAGAACTTTGA
- a CDS encoding transcriptional regulator protein translates to MKDYEVKVLDENDHIFIETLRNLGMSRNVATTMAYLMNVDEASSREIEISTGLRQPEVSLAMRLMRNQSWVSVRSEKKPGKGRPIKIYALAAPVDEIISYYEDKIYKESQATISAIKKLKVMSKKVPLTPTK, encoded by the coding sequence ATGAAAGACTATGAAGTTAAAGTGCTGGACGAAAACGACCACATTTTTATTGAAACGTTAAGAAACCTTGGGATGTCCAGAAATGTCGCTACAACTATGGCATATCTTATGAATGTTGACGAGGCTTCATCACGTGAAATAGAAATCAGTACAGGATTAAGACAACCAGAAGTAAGTCTTGCAATGAGGCTGATGCGCAACCAGTCCTGGGTTAGCGTTCGTTCGGAAAAGAAACCCGGTAAAGGACGCCCAATAAAGATCTACGCTCTTGCAGCTCCGGTTGACGAAATCATCAGTTATTACGAAGACAAAATTTACAAAGAATCTCAGGCCACCATATCAGCAATTAAGAAGCTGAAGGTTATGAGTAAAAAGGTACCTCTTACTCCCACAAAGTAA
- the comE gene encoding sulfopyruvate decarboxylase subunit beta: protein MASPEEEVIAIMKKAGIDLAATLPCDRIKNLLPLISENFPEIQLTREENGVGICAGFYLAGGKPMMLIQSTGLGNMINALESLNIICRIPLPILASWRGVYAEGIEAQVPLGTRLPTILEGAGLKYTIIDEAKKLPLLETVITDAFENLRPHIALISPKVWEGSDCCAWEAAGLPQKPELMERTCSFNLTRETLRPVMLRNDAMCAIASQLDDEITVTNLGVPCKELYACRDRELNFYMFGSMGLVSSIGLGLALRTEKTVVAFDGDGSLLMNPNALLEIAREAPKNLIIICLDNGAYGSTGSQETCALRYIDLEIFATACGIQNTVKVNSPEGLIEAFRKFRAMQELSFIHVILKPGNTKAPNIPLSPEEVTKRFMKALIV, encoded by the coding sequence ATGGCAAGTCCGGAAGAAGAAGTCATAGCAATAATGAAAAAGGCAGGTATCGACCTTGCCGCAACTCTGCCCTGTGACAGGATCAAAAACCTACTTCCCCTCATTTCTGAGAATTTTCCTGAAATCCAGTTAACAAGAGAAGAAAACGGCGTGGGTATTTGTGCCGGGTTTTATCTTGCAGGAGGAAAGCCAATGATGCTTATCCAGAGCACAGGGCTTGGAAATATGATTAATGCTCTGGAATCCCTGAACATAATCTGCAGGATCCCCTTACCTATTCTGGCAAGCTGGAGGGGGGTTTACGCTGAAGGAATCGAAGCCCAGGTTCCGCTTGGCACGCGTCTTCCGACAATCCTTGAAGGAGCAGGGCTGAAATACACAATAATTGATGAAGCCAAAAAACTCCCTCTCCTTGAAACCGTGATAACAGACGCTTTTGAGAACCTCAGGCCGCATATAGCCCTGATCTCCCCGAAAGTTTGGGAAGGTTCGGATTGTTGTGCCTGGGAAGCAGCAGGACTGCCCCAAAAACCTGAACTCATGGAAAGAACATGTAGTTTTAATCTTACAAGGGAAACCCTCAGGCCTGTAATGCTCAGAAACGATGCGATGTGTGCAATTGCTTCTCAACTCGATGACGAAATTACGGTGACAAATCTGGGAGTTCCCTGCAAGGAATTGTATGCTTGCAGAGACAGAGAACTCAACTTTTACATGTTCGGTTCAATGGGGCTCGTCTCGTCAATAGGGCTTGGCCTTGCTCTTCGAACCGAAAAGACGGTCGTGGCCTTTGACGGGGACGGTAGCCTGCTTATGAACCCTAACGCCCTGCTCGAAATCGCCAGAGAAGCTCCGAAGAATCTGATAATTATCTGCCTTGACAACGGTGCCTACGGTTCTACAGGCTCACAGGAAACCTGTGCTTTACGCTATATAGACCTGGAAATTTTTGCAACCGCCTGTGGAATTCAAAATACGGTTAAAGTAAACAGCCCAGAGGGGTTAATAGAAGCTTTCAGGAAGTTTCGGGCCATGCAGGAACTCTCCTTTATCCATGTAATCCTGAAGCCTGGAAATACAAAAGCTCCCAATATTCCCCTGAGCCCTGAAGAGGTTACAAAACGCTTTATGAAGGCTTTAATAGTTTGA
- a CDS encoding MoaD/ThiS family protein, protein MSRRVHITIQAGEISEQTVEVDESTTYEDLLDTLEINQETVLVLNEGNAVPLDGTVSSDTLTILRVVTGG, encoded by the coding sequence GTGAGTAGAAGAGTACACATAACAATCCAGGCTGGAGAGATTTCTGAGCAGACTGTAGAAGTAGACGAGAGCACTACCTATGAAGATCTGCTTGATACTTTGGAAATAAATCAGGAAACAGTACTTGTATTAAATGAAGGGAATGCTGTTCCCCTTGATGGGACAGTCAGTTCTGATACTCTTACAATCCTCCGAGTTGTCACAGGAGGCTGA
- a CDS encoding cysteate synthase, with product MGKFKLKCLKCGREYGQEYRLTCENDDAFLRAEYSDKKLELRNQPGIGRFHSWLPVQEELTTDAGPITYKSEAFARELGLSNLYIGFSGYWPERGAFIKTCSFKELEAHPTMELLKETGGKAIVLASAGNTGRAFAHVSALTGTDVYIVIPESGASNLWLPEEPTESIHLISMSPGNDYTDAINLAGRIAKLPGMVPEGGARNVARRDGMGTVMLDAAVTIGKMPDHYFQAVGSGTGGISAWEASLRLRTDGRFGQKLPKLQLAQNLPFVPMYNAWKDKRREIIPELDMKNAKKQVKETYATVLTNRTPPYGVTGGLYDALVDTDGIMYAITREEALEAKTLFESLEGIDILPPSAVATASLLKAVEAGNVGKDETILLNLAGGGYKRLKEDYTLYQIKPVDTAKNPDIPLEELKI from the coding sequence ATGGGAAAATTCAAATTGAAATGCCTTAAGTGCGGAAGAGAGTACGGCCAGGAATACAGGCTCACCTGCGAGAATGATGACGCTTTTTTACGGGCGGAGTACTCCGATAAAAAACTGGAATTAAGAAATCAGCCAGGTATCGGAAGGTTCCATTCCTGGCTCCCGGTTCAGGAAGAACTTACTACGGATGCGGGACCCATAACTTACAAAAGTGAAGCTTTTGCCAGAGAACTCGGGCTTTCAAACCTTTATATAGGGTTCAGTGGGTACTGGCCTGAAAGAGGGGCTTTTATTAAAACCTGCAGTTTTAAAGAACTTGAAGCTCACCCAACCATGGAACTCTTGAAAGAAACCGGAGGGAAAGCCATAGTCCTCGCCTCTGCCGGAAATACCGGCCGGGCCTTTGCGCATGTCTCTGCTTTGACAGGAACTGATGTTTACATCGTTATACCGGAATCAGGAGCTTCGAATCTATGGCTGCCTGAAGAGCCCACCGAATCCATTCACCTCATAAGTATGAGTCCAGGAAATGACTACACTGATGCTATCAATCTCGCAGGCAGGATTGCAAAGCTTCCTGGCATGGTTCCCGAAGGCGGGGCAAGAAATGTTGCCAGAAGAGACGGAATGGGCACTGTGATGCTGGACGCAGCAGTAACCATAGGAAAAATGCCTGACCACTATTTCCAGGCAGTAGGAAGCGGAACAGGTGGGATTTCAGCATGGGAAGCTTCATTACGCCTAAGGACAGACGGGCGATTCGGGCAAAAACTCCCGAAACTTCAGCTTGCCCAGAACCTTCCTTTCGTTCCCATGTACAACGCCTGGAAGGACAAAAGAAGAGAAATTATTCCCGAACTTGACATGAAGAATGCAAAAAAACAGGTAAAAGAAACCTATGCGACCGTGCTTACCAACCGGACTCCTCCATATGGAGTTACCGGAGGGTTATACGACGCACTCGTCGATACTGACGGAATAATGTACGCAATTACAAGAGAGGAAGCCCTTGAGGCTAAGACCCTTTTCGAATCACTCGAAGGAATTGACATTCTGCCCCCGTCAGCAGTTGCGACAGCTTCTCTATTAAAAGCAGTGGAAGCAGGAAATGTCGGAAAAGACGAAACTATTCTCCTTAATCTTGCAGGCGGAGGATATAAACGTCTGAAAGAGGACTACACACTTTACCAGATCAAGCCGGTAGATACTGCCAAAAATCCTGATATTCCTTTAGAAGAGCTGAAGATCTGA
- a CDS encoding methanogenesis marker 16 metalloprotein, with the protein MNGELDNTGTSRTIPEIQDKIDAGDAIVLTAAEISARIRAGEDIKLEDVDVVTTATRGIMSGTYAVLSFKVSEPDSFVKASEVLLNGVPAVVGPCPNERLGILDLIVLGTAHSKLDPNYGGGHLFREMVEGKNVKVDVTTNEGSRFSVETRLSEIPYAKLNATRHAFKNYRAFVNPGKEPIKTIFHSLPFEGEFKEMTFCGCGELNPIENDPRLETIGIGTRVLLNGADGFVTGAGTRSAPDNPNLTGFADMHDMTPEYMGGFVTSAGPEIINTWAVPIPILHEGMLENILKLDKEIPLKLVDLAGRIPLCEITYGDVWDNVDLNIEYKPEKCLNCKDCLVIEACPMNAVSRGENGAVHNPEFCFNCGLCISRCRGEAFSANLGSVRCATGGCLRDIKVTLRQSDRARAIIAAEELKEKILTGRFRLSEPVEKISWRE; encoded by the coding sequence ATGAACGGAGAATTAGATAACACAGGAACGTCCCGGACAATCCCCGAAATTCAGGATAAAATCGATGCCGGAGACGCCATCGTCCTTACGGCTGCGGAAATTAGTGCAAGAATTCGGGCAGGGGAGGATATAAAGCTCGAAGATGTGGATGTTGTAACAACCGCAACTCGCGGCATTATGAGTGGAACCTATGCCGTACTTTCGTTCAAAGTATCAGAGCCCGATTCATTTGTTAAGGCATCTGAAGTCTTGTTGAATGGCGTGCCTGCAGTTGTTGGTCCCTGCCCTAACGAAAGGCTCGGAATTTTGGACCTGATCGTACTCGGAACCGCTCACAGTAAACTGGATCCCAACTACGGAGGCGGACACCTTTTCAGGGAGATGGTAGAAGGAAAAAACGTTAAAGTTGACGTGACTACAAATGAAGGAAGCCGTTTTTCGGTAGAAACACGGCTATCTGAGATTCCCTATGCGAAACTCAACGCAACAAGACATGCCTTTAAGAATTATCGGGCATTTGTAAATCCCGGAAAAGAGCCTATCAAAACCATTTTCCATTCCCTTCCGTTTGAAGGCGAGTTTAAGGAAATGACTTTTTGTGGTTGCGGTGAGTTAAATCCTATCGAAAACGATCCCAGGCTTGAAACTATAGGAATCGGGACAAGGGTACTTCTCAATGGAGCGGACGGATTTGTAACTGGGGCCGGTACTCGAAGCGCTCCGGACAATCCTAACCTTACGGGTTTTGCTGATATGCATGATATGACTCCTGAATACATGGGAGGGTTTGTAACGTCTGCAGGCCCTGAAATTATCAATACCTGGGCTGTTCCGATCCCAATTCTTCATGAAGGAATGCTGGAAAATATCCTGAAACTGGATAAGGAAATCCCTCTTAAGCTGGTAGATCTCGCAGGACGGATTCCTCTCTGTGAAATCACCTATGGGGATGTATGGGATAACGTGGACCTGAATATTGAGTACAAGCCCGAAAAATGCCTTAACTGTAAGGACTGCCTTGTAATCGAAGCTTGCCCCATGAATGCGGTAAGCCGGGGAGAAAATGGAGCTGTACACAATCCGGAATTTTGCTTTAACTGCGGACTCTGCATCTCAAGGTGCAGGGGAGAAGCTTTCAGTGCAAACCTGGGTTCTGTCAGGTGTGCAACCGGTGGCTGCCTCAGGGACATTAAGGTAACCCTGCGTCAATCCGATCGTGCAAGGGCAATTATAGCAGCAGAAGAACTTAAAGAGAAAATTCTCACAGGAAGATTCAGGCTTAGTGAGCCTGTAGAAAAAATAAGCTGGAGAGAGTAA